Genomic segment of Canis lupus dingo isolate Sandy chromosome 9, ASM325472v2, whole genome shotgun sequence:
GAAGAAACTTCATCTCTCTAATTGTGTGGCCATTCATAGCTTAGCTCACATGTATACCTTGAGCCAACTTGCACTGAAAGCTGCCGATATGATACGGAGAAATTTCCACAAAGTAATTCAGGATGAGGAATTTTATACTTTACCTTTCCATCTCATTCGAGACTGGCTGTCAGACTTGGAAATTACGGTTGATTCTGAAGAGGTTCTCTTTGAAACAGTTTTGAAGTGGGTTCAGAGAAAtgctgaagagagagaaagatactttgaagaactttttaaattgCTCAGATTATCCCAGATGAAACCTACTTACCTTACTCGGCATGTCAAACCAGAGAGGCTGGTGGCCAATAATGAAGTTTGCGTCAAATTGGTGGCTGATGCAGTAGAGAGGCATGCTCTGAGAGCTGAGAACATACAGTCTGGCACCTTCCAGCATCCCGCTTCTCATGTCTCATTATTACCTCGCTATGGGCAAAACATGGACGTGATCATGGTTATTGGAGGCGTGTCAGAAGGAGGGGATTATTTAAGTGAATGTGTGGGATATTTTGTCGATGAGGACAGATGGGTAAACCTGCCCCATATTCATAATCACCTTGATGGACATGCTGTTGCAGTAACAGAGTCCTATGTGTATGTTGCCGGATCAATGGAACCAGGGTTTGCTAAAACTGTGGAAAGATACAACCCAAATTTGAATACATGGGAACATGTTTGTAGTCTGATGACGAGGAAGCATTCTTTTGGGTTAACAGAGGTCAAAGGGAAGCTCTACAGCATAGGAGGACATGGCAACTTTAGTCCTGGCTTTAAAGACGTGACTGTTTATAATCCTGAGCTTGATAAATGGCACAACTTGGAATCAGCACCAAAGATTCTTCGAGATGTCAAAGCGCTAGCCATTGAAGACCGGTTTGTGTACATTGCTGCCCGCACTCCTGTGGACCGGGACACAGAAGATGGATTAAAGGCTGTAATTACTTGCTATGATACTGAGACTCGACAGTGGCAAGATGTGGAATCTTTGCCACTTATTGACAATTACTGCTTTTTCCAAATGTCCGTGGTCAATTCAAACTTTTATCAGACAGCATCATGCTGTCCTAAGAGTTATTCTTTAGAAAATGAAGAGGCAGTCAGAAAAATTGCCAGCCAAGTTTCCGATGAGATCCTTGAAAGCTTACCTCCAGAAGTCCTAAGCATTGAAGGAGCAGCTATCTGCTATTACAAAGATGACGTTTTCATTATTGGAGGCTGGAAAAACAGTGATGATATTGACAAACAGTATCGGAAAGAAG
This window contains:
- the KLHL11 gene encoding kelch-like protein 11 isoform X1, whose translation is MAAAAVAAAAAAAAAASLQVLEMESMETAAAGSAGLAAEVRGSGTVDFGSGPGISAMEASGGDPGPEAEDFECSSHCSELSWRQNEQRRQGLFCDITLCFGGAGGREFRAHRSVLAAATEYFTPLLSGQFSESRSGRVEMRKWSSEPGPEPDTVEAVIEYMYTGRIRVSTGSVHEVLELADRFLLIRLKEFCGEFLKKKLHLSNCVAIHSLAHMYTLSQLALKAADMIRRNFHKVIQDEEFYTLPFHLIRDWLSDLEITVDSEEVLFETVLKWVQRNAEERERYFEELFKLLRLSQMKPTYLTRHVKPERLVANNEVCVKLVADAVERHALRAENIQSGTFQHPASHVSLLPRYGQNMDVIMVIGGVSEGGDYLSECVGYFVDEDRWVNLPHIHNHLDGHAVAVTESYVYVAGSMEPGFAKTVERYNPNLNTWEHVCSLMTRKHSFGLTEVKGKLYSIGGHGNFSPGFKDVTVYNPELDKWHNLESAPKILRDVKALAIEDRFVYIAARTPVDRDTEDGLKAVITCYDTETRQWQDVESLPLIDNYCFFQMSVVNSNFYQTASCCPKSYSLENEEAVRKIASQVSDEILESLPPEVLSIEGAAICYYKDDVFIIGGWKNSDDIDKQYRKEAYRYCAERKRWMLLPPMPQPRCRATACHVRIPYRYLHGTQRYPMPQNLMWQKDRIRQMQEIHRHALNMRRVPSSQIEC